A genome region from Erigeron canadensis isolate Cc75 chromosome 3, C_canadensis_v1, whole genome shotgun sequence includes the following:
- the LOC122593071 gene encoding protein LEAD-SENSITIVE 1 isoform X1: MGLISNRVEKSEIKAGDHIYTYRAVFAYSHHGIYVGGNKVVHFTHFTPDRETSSSTGATLGSNDEMSKMPSSCSTYPDCGFRQPKSGVVLSCLDCFLKNGTLYNFEYGVTPTVFLAKVRGGTCTTAMSDGSDTVIHRAMYLLQNGFGNYDVFQRNCEDFALYCKTGILTIENLGIGTSGQASSLLGAPLAALLSSPFKFLIPSPVGVATVTAGMYCMSRYATDIGVRTDVVKVAVEDLAINLGWMDGLKEAFEENEASSQTIKRRKKETKTLPVLSKVVGSRGTIYAKKGDVYLKEMYKTFGDRCHVCVGVHIYLYTQQS, from the exons aTGGGGTTGATATCAAACAGAGTTGAGAAGAGTGAAATTAAAGCTGGCGATCATATCTATACATATAGAGCTGTTTTTGCTTACTCTCACCATg GTATCTATGTTGGAGGTAATAAAGTGGTCCATTTTACCCATTTCACCCCTGATCGGGAGACAAGTTCGAGCACTGGAGCCACTCTTGGTTCTAATGATGAAATGTCCAAAATGCCATCCTCGTGTTCTACATACCCAGACTGTGGTTTTAGACAGCCTAAAAGCGGAGTGGTACTCTCTTGTTTagattgttttctaaaaaatggGACTCtatataattttgaatatgGTGTAACCCCAACCGTGTTCCTTGCTAAAGTACGAGGGGGAACTTGCACCACCGCCATGTCAGATGGTTCTGACACAGTCATCCATCGAGCCATGTACTTGCTTCAGAATGGATTTGGGAACTATGATGTGTTTCAACGCAACTGTGAGGATTTTGCTTTGTACTGCAAGACTGGAATATTGACAATTGAGAACTTGGGGATTGGAACAAGTGGGCAAGCTTCTTCTCTTCTTGGCGCACCATTGGCGGCTCTTCTCTCTTCCCCTTTTAAGTTTTTGATCCCGAGCCCAGTTGGTGTTGCTACGGTCACAGCAGGAATGTATTGCATGAGCAGATATGCTACTGATATTGGAGTCAGAACAGATGTTGTTAAAGTAGCCGTGGAAGATTTGGCTATCAACCTTGGCTGGATGGATGGTCTAAAAGAAGCATTTGAAGAAAACGAAGCTTCAAGCCAGACAATTAAGAG gagaaagaaagaaactaagACACTACCTGTCCTCTCTAAGGTTGTGGGTTCGAGAGGCACTATATATGCGAAGAAGGGTGATGTTTACTTGAAAGAGATGTACAAGACGTTTGGAGACAGATGCCATGTATGTGTAGGGgtacacatatatttatatacacaaCAATCTTAG
- the LOC122593071 gene encoding protein LEAD-SENSITIVE 1 isoform X2, with product MGLISNRVEKSEIKAGDHIYTYRAVFAYSHHGIYVGGNKVVHFTHFTPDRETSSSTGATLGSNDEMSKMPSSCSTYPDCGFRQPKSGVVLSCLDCFLKNGTLYNFEYGVTPTVFLAKVRGGTCTTAMSDGSDTVIHRAMYLLQNGFGNYDVFQRNCEDFALYCKTGILTIENLGIGTSGQASSLLGAPLAALLSSPFKFLIPSPVGVATVTAGMYCMSRYATDIGVRTDVVKVAVEDLAINLGWMDGLKEAFEENEASSQTIKSSTTIPSTRSAISINNDAIVATGNMAIIGTS from the exons aTGGGGTTGATATCAAACAGAGTTGAGAAGAGTGAAATTAAAGCTGGCGATCATATCTATACATATAGAGCTGTTTTTGCTTACTCTCACCATg GTATCTATGTTGGAGGTAATAAAGTGGTCCATTTTACCCATTTCACCCCTGATCGGGAGACAAGTTCGAGCACTGGAGCCACTCTTGGTTCTAATGATGAAATGTCCAAAATGCCATCCTCGTGTTCTACATACCCAGACTGTGGTTTTAGACAGCCTAAAAGCGGAGTGGTACTCTCTTGTTTagattgttttctaaaaaatggGACTCtatataattttgaatatgGTGTAACCCCAACCGTGTTCCTTGCTAAAGTACGAGGGGGAACTTGCACCACCGCCATGTCAGATGGTTCTGACACAGTCATCCATCGAGCCATGTACTTGCTTCAGAATGGATTTGGGAACTATGATGTGTTTCAACGCAACTGTGAGGATTTTGCTTTGTACTGCAAGACTGGAATATTGACAATTGAGAACTTGGGGATTGGAACAAGTGGGCAAGCTTCTTCTCTTCTTGGCGCACCATTGGCGGCTCTTCTCTCTTCCCCTTTTAAGTTTTTGATCCCGAGCCCAGTTGGTGTTGCTACGGTCACAGCAGGAATGTATTGCATGAGCAGATATGCTACTGATATTGGAGTCAGAACAGATGTTGTTAAAGTAGCCGTGGAAGATTTGGCTATCAACCTTGGCTGGATGGATGGTCTAAAAGAAGCATTTGAAGAAAACGAAGCTTCAAGCCAGACAATTAAGAG TTCAACAACAATTCCTTCTACCCGCTCTGCAATCTCTATTAACAATGATGCCATAGTGGCTACTGGAAATATGGCAATTATTGGCACTAGTTGA
- the LOC122594409 gene encoding bifunctional fucokinase/fucose pyrophosphorylase, with translation MKKEVAVRNDLEGILRKSWYRLRLSVRSPNRVPTWDAIVLTAASPEQASLYEWQLKRSIRIGRISDSTVTLAVPDPHGHRIGSGAATLNAILALANHYNNKVANNCSAENVVSTSMINFLRKKHILLLHAGGDSKRVPWANPMGKVFLPLPYLAADDPDGPVPLLFDHILAISSCARQAFNNEGGLFIMTGDVLPCFDASAMVLPENTSCIITVPITLDIAANHGVIVASKTGNTDESCSVSPVANLLQKPSAEELTKHHAILDDGRALLDTGIIAVRGKAWEDLVTLSCLSQPMISELLNTRKEMSLYEDLVAAWVPAKHEWLRSRPLGEELVRKLGRQTMYSYCAYDLLFLHYGTSSEVLDHLSGTSSRLVGRRHLCSIPATTMSDIAASAIIISSKISPGVSVGEDSLVYDSSISGGIQIGSLSIVVGVTVPEKNDTNTTDPHPFLLPDRHCLWEVPLIGCTERVIVYCGLHDNPKNPMSKDGTFCGKPWEKVLHDLGIHESDLWSSQEKCLWNAKVFPVLPYFEMLSLSNWLMGLEDNDKNEGFLSLWKMSRRVSLEELHRSIDFPQMCLISSNHQADLAAKIAKACLTFGLLGRNLSQLSQEILQMQDLGEKLCTDFLALCPSLQSQSSKIVPKSRAYQAQVDLLHACSKHEEAIAVEHQVWAAVADETASAVRYGFKEHLFQSSSLTVSKGHINNNAEGHVDRTSSHRVVKVELPVRVDFVGGWSDTPPWSLERAGCVLNMAITLDNSLPIGTIIETTQSPGLSISDDISNELYIEDFSSIVTPFDNNDPFRLVKSALLVTGTVHDKIMSSMGLRVKTWAHVPRGSGLGTSSILAAAVVKGLLRITDGDESNENVARLVLVLEQIMGTGGGWQDQIGGLYPGIKFTTSFPGIPLRLQVIPLLASSKLVTELQERLLVVFTGQVRLAHRVLQKVVTRYLQRDNLLISSIKRLAELAKTGREALMNCNIDELGEIMMETWRLHQELDPHCSNEFVDSLFAFADRYCCGYKLVGAGGGGFALLLAKNVESALQLRQALEENNTFDVKVYNWNVC, from the exons ATGAAGAAAGAAGTAGCAGTGAGAAATGATTTAGAAGGGATATTAAGAAAATCATGGTACAGATTACGGTTATCAGTACGCAGTCCAAACAGGGTCCCAACTTGGGATGCAATTGTGCTGACGGCAGCCAGCCCTGAACAAGCTTCCCTCTATGAATGGCAACTCAAGCGCTCCATACGTATCGGCCGGATCTCCGACTCCACCGTCACCCTTGCTGTACCCGACCCCCATGGTCATCGTATCGGTTCCGGTGCTGCTACTCTTAATGCCATTCTTGCCCTTGCCAATCACTACAACAACAAG GTAGCAAATAACTGCAGCGCTGAAAATGTAGTTTCTACTTCAATGATTAACTTCTTGaggaaaaaacatatattactaCTACATGCGGGTGGTGACTCCAAGAGGGTCCCATGGGCAAATCCGATGGGGAAAGTCTTTTTGCCACTTCCTTATCTGGCAGCTGATGACCCTGATGGACCAGTGCCTTTGCTTTTTGATCATATACTTGCAATATCTTCTTGTGCCAGACAAGCTTTCAATAATGAAG GCGGGCTGTTCATCATGACTGGTGATGTGCTTCCATGTTTTGATGCATCTGCAATGGTTCTTCCAGAGAATACGTCTTGCATCATCACTGTACCTATCACTCTTGATATTGCTGCCAACCATGGTGTTATTGTGGCATCGAAGACAGGGAATACAGATGAAAGTTGCTCAGTTAGTCCTGTTGCAAATTTACTTCAGAAACCTAGCGCAGAGGAGCTTACTAAGCACCATGCAATTCTTGATGATGGTAGGGCATTGCTCGACACTGGTATCATAGCAGTTAGAGGTAAAGCGTGGGAAGATCTTGTTACACTTTCTTGCTTGAGCCAACCAATGATCTCAGAACTTCTAAATACTAGAAAAGAG ATGAGTTTATATGAAGATCTTGTAGCTGCTTGGGTACCTGCAAAACATGAATGGCTGCGATCAAGACCTTTGGGTGAAGAACTTGTTAGGAAATTGGGGAGACAGACCATGTATAGCTACTGTGCTT ATGATCTATTGTTCTTGCATTATGGGACCTCAAGTGAAGTTTTGGATCATTTGAGTGGGACCAGCTCAAGACTTGTTGGCCGACGGCATCTCTGTTCCATTCCTGCAACAACAATGTCTGATATTGCCGCATCTGCTATTATAATTTCTAGTAAAATTTCACCTGGTGTATCAGTTGGCGAAGATTCTCTTGTGTATGACTCATCCATTTCAGGTGGAATACAAATCGGTTCTCTCTCTATTGTAGTTGGTGTTACTGTTCCAGAAAAAAACGATACGAATACAACAGATCCACATCCGTTCCTCCTTCCAGATCGTCATTGTCTGTGGGAGGTTCCTTTAATAGGATGCACTGAGAGAGTTATTGTATATTGTGGTCTTCATGATAATCCCAAAAACCCTATGTCAAAAGATGGTACCTTTTGTGGAAAACCATGGGAGAAGGTTCTACATGACTTGGGTATTCATGAAAGCGATTTATGGAGCTCTCAAGAAAAGTGCTTGTGGAACGCAAAAGTTTTCCCTGTCCTTCCGTATTTTGAGATGCTTAGCCTTTCAAACTGGCTAATGGGGTTAGAAGACAATGATAAGAATGAAGGGTTTCTTTCTTTATGGAAAATGTCACGACGTGTTAGCTTAGAGGAGTTGCATAGATCAATAGATTTTCCACAAATGTGCTTAATCTCTAGTAATCATCAAGCAGACCTTGCAGCTAAAATTGCTAAAGCTTGTCTTACTTTTGGCTTGCTAGGGAGGAATTTATCTCAGTTGTCTCAAGAAATTTTGCAGATGCAAGACTTGGGAGAGAAATTATGCACAGATTTTTTGGCCTTGTGTCCAAGTTTACAGTCACAAAGTTCTAAGATTGTCCCTAAAAGTCGAGCTTATCAGGCGCAGGTTGATCTTCTCCATGCATGCAGCAAACATGAAGAAGCAATTGCAGTCGAGCACCAAGTATGGGCTGCCGTTGCTGATGAAACTGCTTCAGCAGTAAGATATGGTTTTAAAG AGCATCTCTTTCAATCTTCCAGTCTGACTGTTTCTAAAGGACATATAAACAATAATGCTGAGGGTCATGTGGACCGAACTTCCTCTCACAGAGTGGTCAAAGTTGAATTACCTGTGCGAGTTGACTTTGTTGGTGGTTGGAGTGATACTCCACCCTGGAGCTTAGAGCGTGCAGGTTGTGTCCTCAATATGGCTATAACTTTGGACAATTCTCTCCCTATTGGAACTATTATAGAGACCACACAATCACCTGGGTTATCAATTAGTGATGATATTTCGAATGAGCTATATATTGAAGATTTCTCCTCTATTGTGACTCCATTTGACAACAACGATCCGTTTCGCCTAGTCAAATCCGCGTTACTTGTCACGGGCACTGTTCATGACAAGATCATGTCATCCATGGGTTTACGGGTCAAAACATGGGCCCATGTACCCCGTGGAAGTGGCTTAGGTACCTCTAGCATCTTGGCTGCAGCTGTTGTGAAAGGACTTCTTCGTATTACTGATGGAGATGAAAGTAATGAAAATGTTGCTAGACTAGTGTTGGTACTGGAACAGATAATGGGCACTGGAGGAGGCTGGCAGGATCAAATTGGAGGTCTGTATCCGGGTATAAAGTTTACTACCAGTTTTCCTGGAATACCCTTGCGTCTCCAAGTCATTCCCCTTTTGGCTTCTTCTAAATTAGTTACAGAGTTGCAGGAGCGTCTACTTGTCGTCTTTACTGGCCAG GTTCGACTTGCACACCGAGTGCTTCAGAAGGTAGTAACTCGATACCTCCAAAGGGATAACCTCCTTATATCAAGCATCAAGCGCCTTGCTGAGCTGGCGAAAACTGGGAGGGAAGCTTTAATGAACTGCAACATAGATGAGCTTGGAGAGATAATGATGGAGACTTGGAGGTTGCACCAGGAACTTGATCCCCACTGCAGCAACGAGTTTGTCGATAGCCTTTTTGCTTTTGCAGACCGTTATTGTTGTGGATACAAGCTTGTTGGTGCTGGAGGTGGTGGTTTTGCACTTTTGCTTGCTAAAAATGTTGAAAGTGCCCTGCAATTGAGACAAGCACTCGAAGAAAACAACACATTTGATGTTAAGGTTTATAATTGGAATGTATGCTGA
- the LOC122591337 gene encoding serine/arginine-rich splicing factor RS31-like, translating to MKPVFVGNFEYETRQSDLEKLFGRYGRVDRVDIKSGFAFVYFEDERDAEDAIHALDNTPFGYDRRRLSVEWARGERGRHRDGSKSQANLRPTKTLFIINFDPIRTRVSDIEDHFTPHGNVLHVRIRRNFAFVQFETQDEATRALEATHMSKILDRVVSVEYALRDDSERGSRSISPRRHTGRHPGRRGDSPSRSPSPYRRGRPSPDYGRARSPVYDKYTGPSYDRPRSPTYGRYRSRSPVRRSRT from the exons ATGAAGCCAGTTTTCGTTGGAAATTTCGAATATGAGACACGTCAATCGGATTTGGAGAAGTTGTTTGGCAGATATGGAAGGGTTGATCGTGTTGATATCAAATCTg GATTTGCTTTTGTTTACTTTGAGGATGAGCGTGATGCTGAAGATGCGATTCATGCTCTTGATAATACCCCCTTTGGATATGACAGGCGCAGGCTCTCCGTGGAATGGGCTAGG GGTGAGCGAGGTCGGCACCGTGATGGCTCCAAGTCTCAGGCTAATTTGAGGCCAACTAAAACTTTATTCATAATTAACTTTGATCCAATCCGCACAAGGGTTAGTGATATTGAGGATCATTTTACACCTCACGGGAATGTTCTCCATGTCCGTATCCGGCGCAACTTTGCATTTGTGCAGTTTGAAACACAAGACGAGGCCACAAGAGCTCTTGAAGCTACACACATGAG TAAAATACTGGACAGGGTTGTGTCTGTGGAGTATGCTCTAAGAGATGACAGTGAGAGGGGATCTCGTTCGATCAGTCCTAGAAGACATACTGGTCGTCACCCTGGTCGTCGAGGTGATAGTCCTTCTAGGTCACCAAGTCCTTACAGGAGAGGTCGACCTAGTCCTGATTATGGGCGTGCCCGAAGCCCCGTGTATGACAAGTACACTGGACCGTCTTATGACAGGCCTAGGAGCCCTACATATGGAAGATACCGCAG CCGGTCTCCTGTCCGCAGGTCAAGAACTTGA